A single Cucumis melo cultivar AY chromosome 4, USDA_Cmelo_AY_1.0, whole genome shotgun sequence DNA region contains:
- the LOC103502691 gene encoding PH, RCC1 and FYVE domains-containing protein 1-like, which yields MADPASYGNHERDFEQALIALKKGTQLIKYSRKGKPKLCPFRISTDETTLIWYSHGEERTLKLSSISRIIPGQRTAVFRRYLRPEKDYLSFSLLYRNGERSLDLICKDKGEAEVWFLGLKNLISPRPHHGRTRSDFSDVQDANDFFQSSRPFGATLEFSNSLARGRDSIDLNSRESPLHLVSSDVGSERANMQLRTSGGDGFRSSVSSTPSCSSGGSGPDDIESLGDVYVWGEIWSDLVLPDGTSSQIPVKNDVLTPKPLETNVVLDVHQIACGVRHIALVTRQGEVFTWGEECGGRLGHGIDRDFSRPHLVEFLAVSNIDFVACGEYHTCAVTSSNDLYTWGDGIFNSGILGHGTDVSHWIPKRVVGPLEGLQVLSVACGTWHSALATSNGKLYTFGDGTYGVLGHGDRESMVYPREVQLLSGLRTIKVACGVWHTAAIVEVMSQTGSNMSSRKLFTWGDGDKYRLGHGNKETYLLPTCVSSLIDYNFHQLACGHNMTVALTTSGHVFTMGGTAYGQLGNPSSDGVIPCLVQDRLVGEFVEEISCGAYHTVVLTSRNEVFSWGRGSNGRLGHGDVEDRKAPTLIEALKDRHVKSISCGSNFTASICIHKWVSGADQSVCTGCRQAFGFTRKRHNCYNCGLVHCHSCSSKKALKAALAPTPGKPHRVCDSCYAKLKAAEAGNNFSVNRKLTANRRSTDYKERFDRGEVRPSRILLSPTTEPVKYHEIKSVRPGSRPTSPSMVRASQVPSLQQLKDIAFPSSLSAIQNALRPALVAPPSPPPMGNARPASPYSRRPSPPRSTTPVFSKSVIDSLKKSNETLVQDKSKLQREVKNLKQKCDIQGAEIQNLQKNATEAASLVEEESSKCKIAKKLVTTITEQLKEMKDKLPPEISDGENFKSMYAQAEAFLNMVETSKASSLPTSHEKPNNLTALNNGSTPSLDDSSKRIEDNLDGSGRKDLTQENVNSLLESKKTSENGSRSPLSSTEGEKQVIEQFEPGVYATLVVLSNGTKIFKRVRFSKRRFDEQQAEDWWSKNKDRLLKRYNPSTTSTSGSTPTGSPKIQPVVSSTEESNEVPPAP from the exons ATGGCAGATCCTGCTAGTTATGGGAATCACGAGCGTGACTTTGAACAA GCACTTATCGCTTTGAAAAAAGGAACTCAACTAATTAAGTATAGCCGAAAAGGAAAGCCTAAGCTCTGTCCATTCAGAATCTCTACC GACGAAACGACGCTGATCTGGTATTCACATGGAGAAGAAAGAACCCTGAAACTATCAAGCATCTCGCGGATTATCCCAGGACAAAGAACT GCCGTATTCAGAAGGTATTTGAGGCCTGAAAAAGATTACTTATCGTTTTCATTGTTGTATAGAAACGGGGAACGGTCACTTGACTTG ATCTGCAAGGACAAAGGTGAAGCTGAAGTCTGGTTTCTTGGCCTTAAGAATTTAATTTCTCCAAGACCACATCATGGACGTACTAGGAGTGATTTTTCAGAT GTTCAGGATGCTAACGACTTCTTTCAAAGTAGTCGACCTTTTGGTGCAACTTTAGAATTTAGTAACAGCTTAGCTCGTGGAAGGGATTCTATTGATTTAAATTCTCGTGAATCTCCTTTGCATCTGGTAAGTTCAGATGTTGGTTCGGAACGTGCAAATATGCAACTAAGAACAAGTGGTGGAGATGGTTTTCGCAGCAGTGTATCGAGCACTCCTAGTTGTTCAAGTGGAGGATCTGGACCAGATGATATTGAATCACTAGGTGATGTTTATGTATGGGGAGAGATTTGGTCTGATTTAGTTTTACCAGATGGAACTTCAAGTCAAATTCCAGTTAAAAATGATGTGCTCACTCCAAAGCCATTGGAGACGAATGTTGTTCTTGATGTTCATCAGATTGCTTGCGGTGTCCGACACATTGCTCTTGTAACGAGGCAAGGTGAGGTTTTCACTTGGGGTGAAGAATGTGGTGGACGTCTCGGTCATGGAATTGATAGAGACTTTAGTCGACCCCATCTTGTTGAGTTTCTAGCAGTTAGTAATATAGACTTTGTAGCTTGTGGTGAGTATCATACATGTGCCGTAACCTCTTCAAATGATTTATACACTTGGGGTGATGGTATTTTTAATTCTGGAATTCTTGGTCATGGTACTGACGTTAGTCACTGGATACCCAAAAGAGTTGTTGGTCCGTTGGAAGGGCTTCAAGTTTTATCTGTTGCATGTGGCACGTGGCATTCAGCATTAGCAACTTCCAATGGAAAACTATATACATTTGGTGATGGAACATATGGTGTCTTAGGCCATGGTGATAGGGAAAGCATGGTATATCCAAGAGAGGTGCAACTATTGAGTGGACTTAGGACCATCAAGGTTGCTTGTGGAGTCTGGCACACTGCTGCTATTGTTGAGGTTATGAGTCAAACTGGTTCAAATATGTCATCTAGGAAGTTGTTCACGTGGGGTGATGGTGATAAATATCGTTTGGGTCATGGAAACAAGGAAACTTATCTTCTTCCTACTTGTGTTTCTTCACTCATAGACTACAATTTCCACCAGTTGGCTTGTGGACACAACATGACAGTGGCTCTTACCACATCCGGTCACGTGTTTACCATGGGTGGTACTGCATATGGTCAGCTAGGCAACCCAAGTTCAGATGGAGTTATTCCTTGCTTAGTGCAGGATAGATTAGTTGGTGAATTTGTTGAAGAAATTTCTTGTGGTGCTTATCACACAGTTGTTCTAACATCAAGAAATGAAGTATTTTCTTGGGGGAGGGGTTCCAATGGAAGATTAGGACATGGAGATGTAGAGGACAGGAAAGCTCCTACACTTATAGAAGCTTTGAAGGACAGACATGTTAAAAGTATATCTTGTGGGTCAAATTTTACTGCAAGTATATGTATACATAAGTGGGTTAGTGGAGCAGATCAGTCCGTTTGCACTGGTTGTCGTCAGGCATTTGGTTTCACAAGGAAGAGGCACAATTGTTATAACTGTGGGCTGGTGCATTGTCATTCGTGCAGCTCCAAGAAAGCTTTGAAAGCAGCACTTGCACCTACCCCAGGCAAACCACATCGTGTATGCGATTCTTGTTATGCCAAACTTAAAGCTGCTGAGGCTGGCAACAACTTTTCTGTGAATAGAAAATTGACAGCCAATCGTCGTTCAACGGATTACAAGGAAAGATTTGATAGAGGGGAGGTGAGACCCTCTCGCATTCTATTGTCCCCCACTACAGAACCTGTTAAATATCATGAAATTAAATCGGTTAGACCAGGGAGTAGACCAACTTCTCCTTCTATGGTTAGAGCTTCTCAGGTCCCTTCTCTTCAACAACTGAAAGACATTGCATTTCCAAGTTCGTTGAGTGCTATTCAAAATGCTTTGAGACCTGCATTGGTGGCACCGCCGTCACCACCACCAATGGGCAATGCCAGACCTGCGTCACCATATTCAAGGAGACCAAGCCCTCCACGCTCAACTACTCCGGTGTTCTCAAAAAGTGTTATCGACTCTCTTAAGAAATCAAATGAGACGTTGGTTCAAGACAAATCAAAGCTTCAAAGAGAA GTTAAGAATTTGAAGCAGAAATGTGATATTCAAGGTGCAGAAATTCAAAATTTGCAAAAGAATGCAACTGAAGCAGCTTCATTAGTTGAAGAAGAATCCTCCAAGTGCAAAATAGCAAAGAAACTAGTTACAACAATAACAGAGCAG ttGAAGGAAATGAAAGACAAACTGCCACCTGAGATATCGGATGGTGAAAATTTTAAATCCATGTATGCCCAAGCTGAAGCTTTCTTAAATATGGTTGAGACATCGAAAGCTTCATCCTTGCCTACGAGTCATGAAAAACCTAACAATCTAACTGCACTCAATAATGGATCTACTCCCTCACTTGACGATTCTTCAAAGAGGATAGAAGACAATTTAGATGGTTCAGGAAGGAAGGACTTAACGCAGGAGAATGTAAATAGTCTCCTGGAAAGTAAGAAAACTTCAGAAAATGGCTCGAGATCTCCATTATCTTCGACTGAAGGTGAAAAGCAAGTCATTGAGCAGTTTGAACCTGGTGTTTATGCAACTTTGGTTGTGCTTTCAAATGGTACCAAGATTTTCAAACGCGTTAGATTCAG CAAGAGAAGGTTTGATGAGCAGCAAGCAGAAGATTGGTGGAGTAAAAACAAAGACAGGCTGCTTAAAAGATACAACCCATCAACAACAAGCACAAGTGGCTCTACGCCAACCGGTTCGCCTAAAATTCAACCGGTAGTATCATCTACCGAGGAAAGCAATGAAGTTCCACCAGCCCCATAA
- the LOC103502692 gene encoding rhomboid-like protein 20: MNGGPSGFNNAPVTRTFIIASALFTIFFGIQGRSIKLGLSYQDVIVKLRFWKLVMSVFAFSSTPELMFGLFLLYYFRVFERQIGSNKYSVFILFSIISSLLFEVLAISLLKDPAANLVTSGPYGLLFASFVPFFFDIPVSTRFRVFGVRFSDKSFIYLAGLQLLLSSWRRSILPGICGILAGSLYRLNVFGIRKAKFPEFISSFFSRLSLPSAGNPPAAPNRDVRGNMPSFMSRPVERNYPSAPSATEPPEDAIATLVSMGFDRNSARQALVQARNDVNIATNILLESQSH; the protein is encoded by the exons ATGAACGGCGGCCCCTCCGGTTTCA ACAATGCTCCCGTCACCCGGACCTTCATCATCGCCTCCGCTCTTTTCACCATTTTCTTCGGGATCCAAGGCCGTTCAATTAAGCTTGGTTTGTCCTATCAG GATGTGATTGTGAAGCTCCGATTCTGGAAGTTAGTAATGTCAGTTTTTGCTTTTTCGTCTACTCCTGAATTGATGTTCGGACTGTTTCTGCTATATTACTTCAGAGTATTTGAGAGACAAATAGGTTCCAACAAATACTCG GTCTTTATATTGTTCTCAATAATATCCTCCTTACTTTTTGAGGTCCTTGCGATATCATTACTTAAAG ATCCTGCAGCAAATCTAGTGACTTCTGGACCTTATGGTCTTTTGTTTGCTTCCTTTGTACCCTTCTTCTTTGATATTCCTGTTTCAACTCGGTTCCGTGTATTTGGAGTTCGTTTCTCTGACAAGTCTTTCATATATCTGGCTGGTCTTCAG CTCCTTCTGTCTTCGTGGAGAAGATCCATCTTACCAGGGATATGCGGAATTCTTGCTGGTTCCTTATATCGGTTGAATGTATTTGGCATCCGCAAGGCCAag TTTCCAGAGTTTATCAGTTCATTCTTTTCAAGACTTTCTTTGCCATCTGCGGGGAATCCTCCAGCAGCCCCAAACAGAGATGTTAGAGGAAACATGCCATCCTTCATGAGCCGCCCGGTTGAG AGGAACTATCCTTCGGCGCCAAGTGCCACAGAACCACCAGAAGACGCCATTGCTACACTTGTTTCAATGGGGTTTGACAGAAACTCAGCCAGGCAGGCCCTTGTGCAAGCCAGAAACGACGTTAACATTGCGACAAACATACTTCTTGAATCACAATCGCACTAA